In Eriocheir sinensis breed Jianghai 21 chromosome 12, ASM2467909v1, whole genome shotgun sequence, the following proteins share a genomic window:
- the LOC126997546 gene encoding gamma-tubulin complex component 4-like: MLHDLLAALKGHGGGIFVWRGSKFNVSNDLGLLHPCEVSIVEEMLRLATDFRKITAFCDTHDGGTVDSGSDQHGGMYLSSLSSALRKTSTTVFHHTVMGLEQRLLSDPELPLTAALLALRPLGPTLATLAALVTQIEEKHLHGCQVLEAVHKLITHSVGQVKLVLSRIEQEVHAVLYHQLTLWLLHGLLLDPHQEFFITTNTTTSSSAANTSTNTTSSLSQQMDTLSLEEGMDSTGSAPECNLHLGMLPAHIPLSVAEKILFIGEFILVFERGAARENGESEQSLASSRSGQVLKKREGEFRGLLTDLAAEKTFSVDKFSRAIETIRNCVSEELWKLVMEAGLLGELTDLKAVFLLGRGELYQALVPIITPFLQSPSDSHANFTGLFRSAGRQVLMEDAVLEKFTVSLKIPPTTATSSSSMQTSEERWRALRLTYRARWPLHKLLTPAAQEKYNAIFSFLLDVRRAQHRLQQLWLTQRRAGGWGEGPCLQWTLRHHMTLLIDNIQYYLQADVLESQHWQLVKAVSETRDYQQLVSAHHTFLASVAAQCFLHSPVVSRTLHCLLGLVHRFCAHLESCLGHGGTDGEVVQQLYEEFERAAAQLFFVLSSLRLHRGEQQQHTSQLIMRIDYNRYYSHHSGSLHRLATARGETE; the protein is encoded by the exons GTGAGCAATGACCTTGGGCTGTTGCACCCGTGTGAAGTGTCCATTGTGGAGGAGATGCTGCGCCTGGCTACAGACTTCAGGAAGATCACGGCCTTCTGCGACACCCATGACGGGGGCACTGTGGACTCTG GGAGTGATCAGCATGGTGGAATGTACCTCTCTTCACTATCTTCTGCACTGAGGAAGACGTCCACCACCGTCTTCCACCACACTGTGATGGGTCTGGAGCAGCGACTTTTGAGTGACCCAGAGCTGCCACTCACTGCTGCTCTGCTGGCCTTGCGCCCCCTCGGCCCAACGCTGGCCACCCTGGCAGCACTGGTCACTCAG ATAGAGGAGAAGCATCTGCATGGGTGCCAGGTATTGGAGGCTGTGCACAAGCTCATCACACACTCAGTGGGCCAGGTGAAGCTGGTGCTgagcag gATAGAGCAGGAGGTCCATGCAGTCCTGTACCACCAGCTTACCCTGTGGCTCCTTCATGGCCTGCTCTTGGACCCTCATCAGGagttcttcatcaccaccaacaccaccacctcctcctctgctgccaacacctccaccaacaccacctccagccTCAGTCAGCAGATGGACACACTG AGCTTAGAGGAGGGAATGGACAGCACAGGATCGGCACCAGAGTGTAATCTTCACCTGGGGATGCTGCCGGCTCACATTCCTCTCTCCGTCGCCGAGAAAATCCTCTTCATCGGTGAATTCATCCTCGTCTTTGAACGCGGGGCAGCGAGAGAGAACG GTGAGTCTGAGCAAAGCCTGGCATCATCTCGCAGTGGCCAGGtgttgaagaagagagagggggagttcCGGGGGCTGCTGACGGACTTGGCGGCTGAGAAGACCTTTTCCGTGGACAAGTTCAGCCGAGCCATCGAGACCATCAGGAACTGTGTCTCGGAG GAGTTGTGGAAGCTTGTGATGGAGGCCGGGTTGCTTGGGGAACTGACAGATTTGAAGGCAGTGTTCCTGCTTGGCCGAGGGGAGCTTTACCAGGCTCTCGTGCCcatcatcacccccttcctccagtcCCCCTCAGACTCCCATGCTA ACTTCACTGGACTCTTTAGATCTGCGGGTCGTCAAGTGCTCATGGAAGATGCTGTGTTGGAGAAGTTCACAGTTTCCCTCAAGATTCCACCAACCACCGCCACTTCCAGCAGCTCAATGCAAACCTCAG AGGAGCGTTGGCGAGCGCTGCGACTCACCTACCGTGCACGATGGCCCCTCCATAAGCTCCTGACCCCAGCAGCCCAGGAGAAGTACAATGCCATCTTCAGCTTCCTCTTAGATGTGAGGCGAGCACAGCACCGCCTGCAACAGCTGTGGCTCACCCAGCGGAGGGCCGGCGG GTGGGGTGAGGGCCCATGTCTGCAGTGGACCTTGAGGCACCACATGACTCTCCTCATCGACAATATCCAGTACTACCTTCAG GCTGATGTGCTGGAGTCCCAACATTGGCAGCTGGTGAAGGCCGTGAGTGAAACGCGAGACTACCAACAACTAGTCTCGGCACACCACACTTTCCTGGCATCAGTGGCAGCCCAGTGCTTCCTCCACAGCCCAGTGGTGTCACGTACCCTCCACTGCCTCTTGGGACTGGTACACCGATTTTGTGCCCACCTGGAGTCCTGTCTTGGGCATGGAGGGACAGATGGAGAGGTGGTACAACAGCTCTATGAGGAGTTTGAAAGAGCAGCGGCTCAGCTGTTCTTTGTGTTGTCCAGTTTAAGACTTCACCGTggagagcagcagcagcacaccTCACAGCTCATCATGCGCATCGACTACAACAGGTACTACAGCCACCACTCTGGGTCCCTCCACCGACTAGCAACGGCCCGCGGGGAGACAGAGTGA